tcaaagtaaaagcacgTATGGCGAACAAATGTCctgcagttttcaaaataaagttatttgTGAAGGGTTGCCAATAAAGATATtagcagtagtatcagtagcCATTATAGTAACATACTCCATGGCACAATTATTACCATATGTCATATTATCTCGCATACATTTAgctatttcttcatttttttgtatttacttgTATACTAAACTATGTTAATACTGACATGTACACTGGCTGCTACTTCAGAATGACTCTTTGGGagcaataaatgtatttattatatttgcTCAATGCACAAACCATTTAGCGTATATAGTATTGTAGTAAATGTGGTGTTTGGATTTGCActctttaattctttttttgttttaatcttgtttttgtattttactgtaACATGTTCATTACCCTGAAATCAAATCATCATGTTTCTGTAATGCAAGTTTCAGTCATCTGATATGACAAGCGACAGTGTGCAGGGTGCAACCGCTGCATGTCAGGTGGGACATTAAAAGCATGCTCTTTTTAAACTGTTGCACCCAACTATACTGTATATCTCCCAGAATAGTTTGGTGGGGTTTGGCGTGTGCAACACCCAGGATATGCTAAAAAGTGATAATCAAATCAAGAGATGTTTCGGCATCTTAAAATTCAAGCCTTTGAAATCTTTTCTTCCTCCAATGGCAACatttgacttttattgtgaaggtgaCATGTTTTGACTTCCTGCTACCTTGATCACTGGCTTTGCTCAGTTTCTGACGCCTCCCCATCTTAAAACAGAGAAGTTACACCTAGTTTGTGCTAAAGCAACAGGTGCTTGAGggggaaaaataacaaaaaacgTCATATTATGTTCTTGTAGGCCCATTTCTGTGCCTCCTCTGCAGTTTTACCATTGAGACCGTTTCAGACTGCAGTTGAAACTTTTCAGACGTGCAAATTttatttccaaatgttttagGCAGCATTCAAGAAATTCTTCTTCCATCATCCTGCCAGACTTAAGTTCCTCTCATATTTGTGGTCACATCCCTACAAAGAAATTTAACATCCTGGAGACATTTAGTCAGACAATGCCAATAGTGCAACAACAATGTTAAGAGGGGAGAAAATGGGGAACTAGCTTTTCATGAATATTGTGGACAGACGACCGGCTCCTGGAAATGGAGGTTTCACTGCACCTCTTATACAGGAACTTTGAAGTTAGCAATCCTGAATATGTACAAACTACTAAAtggaaattaaacattttattaaagcaGTTCATGTCTTactattttaaattaaaagcaaTAAACTTATGCACAGAAAACTACTTTTGAGTTGACAAGTGTGTTATTTCAAAGCTATGTACAATGTACTTGTTACATGTCTATTAAAATCCAGGCAGACAGTTTAAGACAGTCGAGGCTGAGAAGTGGATTCTATATGGATGTCGCCAACACTTCATGTCACATCGGGGAGAACGTGATCAGTTTTGGGAGGTTGTACTCCTGCTTCTTTGGGGGTGATGGTGTCGCCAGTGTGTCTAGGTCCAGTGAGAAGACCTTGTCTGTGGCTTCCACCGACTTTGCAGGCTCCATTAGCCAGTCTCTGTCCACACCGGAACATGTGTGATCCGACACAAGACACTCGGGTGtcttcttcctgctctccaTGAAGGAGCCTTCGTCAAACGCCTGCTGGCTCTGACCCAGACGATAGCTTGTGGTTCGTGGGGACCGATTTGCCTCCATCTTCAGGGAGGGAATGAGGAGCTCATCATCGTCCTCCTCGCACGTCACATCGACCGCTTCATCATCGTCGAGGCTCAGCAGACTGTCACAGCTCGGCATTTCAGGGAGCGTTTCTTGGTCCAGGCTGAACTGGACTGCACTGCTGCCCGTGCCACTTGGGCTGTCGAGGGCGTCCATGTTGTAGGTGTCCCACAGCAGAGTGGATTTGAGCAAGCTGTTGTGGCTCGTGATAACAGGGGTGAAGCTGGAGGAGACGCTCTGAGATGGAGCTTCGGGGCTCAGCGACACATTGTGAGGCTCATCGAGGGGAGTGAGCCGCCCCATTACACTGTCGTTCACCTTCGCTGACTGACCAATTTTCTCAGCTTTGTCTTCCTCAAGTGCCCTCCGCCAGGAGCTCTTCACATCCATAACtttaagacaaacaaaacaaaaacgcAATTTTACCCACTGAAAGAAATTCACAATGCCAGTTttccacattcacacagaaTAATTTAAGGCTGAAGGCAAACAGCTCACAACTTACTCAAGCTCTCAGGTGTACGTGGCAGCTGCTTTCTAGTTGAGAAGGGATCTCCATGAAGAGTGCCAAGAAGGGCCTCTAAATCCCGACCTTTGACCCTGCCCTCTGTCGGGCTGGTTGTAGTTACTGCATCTGCAAACTAACACATACACTTTGGTCAGGACTGAGTCACTATAAATTCTAGCCCTAGTTGTACATCCCCCGTAGTCACTTATCCTCTCATTCCAGAACTAAATAGTAATACCGCTTTAAATTCTAAGCTCCTGTGTTGCAGCTTTTATTCAATGTACCTGATCAGCAAGGTTATCACATTCCATGTCAAATATATGAGACTTGCTCCTCATGGGAGATGCCTTTGAAAGAACACGGGTTGTTTTCCTCACGCTGGcctaaacacaaaataaaacacaagcacagattTGTTTAGAAGGATTTCAGGGGAAATGGTTCACAAATTTCACAAGTTGGAGTAAATGTATTAAACAGGAGTTGAGGCTCACTGAAATACTAACCTGAGCTGGGGGTACCGATGGAGTCTGGAGAGGAGGGATTGGAGGCATGTCAAAAAGCCAATCAAGAGAAGTATTGGCTTGTGACGACACCTCAGTGGCGACTACAGGACTGTCACTCTTTTCAGCCGTTTCAGGGCACGAGCTGTTCAAAGACAGAAAGCTTCATTTGTTATTCAAAAACACGTTTTTGCACTGTGTGACGCACTTAACAGTGTACTGTCCTCACGCTGCAGTACAGCTCAGGTACAGAGAAAGCAACACAGAGCATCTTAATGTAGCTATTCACAGCCTGTTATGTGGCCTTGGCTCTGTGCTAATCCCTGAGCCAAGTCGGCACTTTGCCTTGCACCTGTCTTCAGTTCGATTGTTGAATGGATAAGTGCACAGCAGGCCACATTAGCCAGGCTCCTATTTTAGTAGCTGACAAAATTAAACCAAGGAATGAAAAAGTTGCAGCTGCCCAGAGAAGCTGCACTATTTACTGTGGCATGTAAAGGAGTTTGGTTCATGGTACATTTTACCTCAAGTCTTATGATGCTGAGTCAACGTTCCCCATTCTGCTCTAAGAAACTGCTTTTAAGCTCAATTATGCCATGTTTCTAAACACCTTTATAATTAGTCATGCAGAAATAGAATGTCTGCTCCGTATCTGTCCGTGGCGATTTCCCTCAATTCGCCACGGTCATCAGAGAGCATGACTGCTGTTGGGAGGACTAGTGACGGACAGAGCACTGCTCAGGACTGCCCAGGTATCTGCCTCCCATCAGAGGCCAATACAAACACATCACACTTCAAATGACACAAGTTAGCATTTCCATCAACAGCTGCTCAAGGACAGATTATGTTACCTCTTCAGGTTTGAAGAAATGGGATGGGTGCTTTCCTGTGACTTACTCTCTGCAGGCTTCTCCTCTGAAAAAATTGTGCAAACAttagccaaaacaaaaaactacaaTGCTGTGACAGATCCAAATGAATACACAGTCTACCATAGGCATGTAATCAGATTTTACTCACCATGTAGCATTGCAGGGTACTGGCAGAAGACACTAGTTCTGTAACTAGTGTCAGTCGCTGGTTCAAAAGATAGCGGAGCCAttggtgagaggaagccaagagcctaaaaacacacattaattagATTAAGACGTCCAACTAGAGTGAAGTGCCTTTTAAGTTCCAAAACATTTTAGTACTGCAATCAGGTTTATGGTTGCCACTTGGACAGACAGCAAGTAGGGTTGGGCCGATGGGAACtgatttaaaagaataaaagacagTTTGGTAGACATCACCCAACCAAACAGACAGTAATATGGAAAAAACCTATCCTGTTTTAACACTAGTGATGACTCACAGGATCTTCATTCAGAAAAGAGACTAAGGGTGTGTCTTTCAGGGTATCCATCCACTTCCTGTCCCACTCAGCCTCCAACTCTCTGATGGTACTCCTGACCTCAGGGATTCCTTCCTTGGAAATCTTCTGCCTGAAGGAAAACTAAGGTTAAAATGCTGATACTCAAGTTATCCGACTTTGCTAGcaagaaaatacaaattaagTAATTGTCCCAGATTATATGTTCCACTACCATCAGTTTCTAGCGAGTGTGGGTCACCGTCTACCTGATGAGTTGGAGGTCCTGCAGCATGCGTGCCATCTGCTGACATTTCTCCTGCAGGTGCTGAGGATTAAGCTGGAGCTGGGGGACATGAGAGACCCGGCAACGCTCCTCTCTCAGGAGCTGCAGCGCTTGGTTCATCAGCTCCAGCACACTCAGGAGGTTCAGCTGGCCGGCCTCGTACACATTCCCTGAACTCAACtggaaaacatgcacacacaaacaaaggctACGGTGAGTCTTCTCAGGGTGATGGTTTAAGTTTACAGCACTGTGCATCAATGATTGAGCTGGAAATGGTTTGGCATCTCCTGTGGGCACAATGATTTAAGTCCATCCCATGCCACCTTCCTCTCTCTATATAGCTCTATTAGGACTGATATGCGTTCACAGGCTGAGGTCACAGTGAAATAAGTGGAACTGAAATTGGAGACtcaaaaactgaataaaaatctG
The sequence above is a segment of the Pempheris klunzingeri isolate RE-2024b chromosome 23, fPemKlu1.hap1, whole genome shotgun sequence genome. Coding sequences within it:
- the haus6 gene encoding HAUS augmin-like complex subunit 6 → MANPTLLQKHNGKHLWFALLGLGFQPDTATSSIAGKTNINCNAKYINLGPSMFDKPNKDAFYIVMNFLLERLNPTRFNDAYRHCWPVLNHKADAEYRKVTCAWLREIMEETANAGSKVVASLFLSPGGPKLISLMLHLANHVMLQEMKTFTTDDSWFPEAAAMPASSLDMAAKRLNLINTRFLKAAVDQDRFLHEYQRRAQLLVKSMRDIRAEGAKYDELLKRHSSDSTEEGASVAEKTKRVRLLWSAIDGMLSTTKEEQHAVECVLRGDVDQYVLDGMDRVLKIPQCLLERVEQLPHQLSSGNVYEAGQLNLLSVLELMNQALQLLREERCRVSHVPQLQLNPQHLQEKCQQMARMLQDLQLIRQKISKEGIPEVRSTIRELEAEWDRKWMDTLKDTPLVSFLNEDPALGFLSPMAPLSFEPATDTSYRTSVFCQYPAMLHEEKPAESKSQESTHPISSNLKSSCPETAEKSDSPVVATEVSSQANTSLDWLFDMPPIPPLQTPSVPPAQASVRKTTRVLSKASPMRSKSHIFDMECDNLADQFADAVTTTSPTEGRVKGRDLEALLGTLHGDPFSTRKQLPRTPESLIMDVKSSWRRALEEDKAEKIGQSAKVNDSVMGRLTPLDEPHNVSLSPEAPSQSVSSSFTPVITSHNSLLKSTLLWDTYNMDALDSPSGTGSSAVQFSLDQETLPEMPSCDSLLSLDDDEAVDVTCEEDDDELLIPSLKMEANRSPRTTSYRLGQSQQAFDEGSFMESRKKTPECLVSDHTCSGVDRDWLMEPAKSVEATDKVFSLDLDTLATPSPPKKQEYNLPKLITFSPM